The DNA window TTTGGAGAAAATAAAGGAGCTTCCTTTATTTCCATTTCTGGGAACTGAACCGAAACCGTTTCATACTTGGCAGAATTTGGATTAAAGTATACGACAGATATTTCTCCTAAATTCAATTTCCCTTTTTCCTTTGGGTATAAACTATATTTGAAAGTATTTTCTGATTCAAATCCGTATTCGCCATTTTTTAATTTTGCAAATTTTTTTATTTTAGATTCATCAATGTATGTAATGTCCGCCTTACAACTATTATCCTTACAAAAGTTAAACAAAGGGTCTTTAAATAAAACGCCTGTTCCTTCACCATAAAGTTGAACTGAAAAAAATAAAGGGTTTCCCACTGTTACATTTTTAGTATCAATTGAAAGTTTCATTTTGTAATCCCCTACTTCACCAGAAAAATCGTTTGGCTTTGGAGCGGGTAAATCTAAAACTTCCACTGTTTTTTTCATGGACTCTTTTAATAAAGGAGAAAAATACGAAAGAGGATTTCCTTCTACACTAAACTTTGCAGCGCCTAATGAATACTTTCCTTTCTTAAGTGGAGTAATTGCATATACTTCTCGATTGTAAGGAGCAATATTATATTCTTGCCCATTTAAACTAGCTCGTGGAGGAAAAGAAACACTTATATTTGGTAATATCTCTGAAGTAAAAAATGGAAATTCAAGTGGTTCTTGTTCGTGTCTTTCAAAATTTGGTTTTTCTAAATTACGATAATACAAACTAAAACTTGCAATTATTGTTTCCCCAACATAAACTTTTGAACGACTTGTATAAAAACTTATTTTTATATCGTCTTCATCTGGATTCACGTAAGACTTTTCTTGGTACCCAGGAAAATTTCCTGAGAAAAATTGATCAAACAAAGAATCCATTTGTCTCGGTCTAGGTACAAATTTTTCTGGTTTAACAGTAAAAGAAATGGCATCAGCGGTATACGGCTGTTGGTTAACAGAAAAAACAATTTTTGGAGTAACTAAATTTCCCGGTTTTGAACTCAAAATTCGAAACTTAATAATTTTCTTTTGAGTAACCTTCATATTAACGATCGTTGTATTACTCTCTACGCCCAGATACTCGGCAGTAACCCCATTTTCGGAAAATACATTTTTCGAAATAGAAACCTCTGGATCAGATCCAGCAACTTCAATGCGTAACTCAAGAGGTTCCCCTTTTAAAACAGTATTTTTATTCAAATAAACTTTCGGCGGGTCAGCAAAAACTGGGATTAAAATAAAAAAGAATAATACTAAGTTACCAAAAAATTTCATTTCTTTCCGGTTGCCTCTGACTCATTTTTTTTCTATTTATTTTATTTTGTTTTGCAGATTCTAAAATTCGTTCTGCTTCTTCTTTAGTGATTTGTTTATTAGACTCAGTTGGTTTTTCTTGAGAGTCTTGTTCTTTTTGTTTCTCTTTACCTGATTTATCTTTTTTGTTATTTGCAGATGAATTCTTTTTATCTTGTTCCTTATCTTCTTTCTCGTTTTTATCAGAATCGTTTTGTTTGTCTTGGTCTTGTTTTTGATCCTGTTTATCTTTGTTTTCTTTTTGAGAAAGTAATTCTAGATTTTTTCTAGCGGGCAAAAACTCTGGGTCTGTATTTAAAGCATCCATGTAAGACTTTATTGCATTTTTTTTATCGCCTAACTTTGCGTATGTATTTCCTTTATTGTATAAAGAACGTAGTTTTAAATCTTTATCACTGGTAAGTGCTGACTTTTCAAAATATTTCAGCGCTAATTTATAATCGTTTAACTTATAATAACTCGTACCTTTATTATAAGAAAGTCTATCGTCCTCTTTTGATTGATTTTCTGCTAGATTAAAACTTTCTAAAGAACCTTGAAAGTCTTGCGACTTATACCGTTCTACCCCTTCTTTTACATTTTTTCCCAAAGGATCAATATCAAATGCAATCACACCCGAACTTACAAACAAAGTGAAATTTAATAGAACAAAAAAAATATATATATTTTTCATTTTAAATTACCATCCTATTTTAATTTGTTTTCAGAACAATAAAATATATATCCAAACAAATTAGTCAAGTTAGTATTCGAATACAATTTCCACCGGATAATGATCACTTACCCGCTTTTCGGGAAGTGCTGGGTTGATAGAAATAGGACGAATTACTTTTACCTGACTACCAATTGTTGTTTTATCGGAAATAATTCTATCATACGCACAATCCGATTTAGCCACTGTCGTATCTGTACCAGTTTGAATATACCATTTTGCATCTCTAAACACATTTTTATGAATTGGCCCACGATTTCTAGAATAATAAATACAGTCTGCATTCATATCACCTAACACAACCCATTTAGGAAACACATCCCGTAATCCCGATTCAATACAAGACAGTTCAGGGATAATTGCTTTTTTCTTTGCAGTAATATGAGTTGTAGCAAAATAAATCGGGACTTCATTGAATTTAATAATATAAGGGCTTCGGACAATACAACCTTTTTCAATATAAAGTTCCTTTTCAACCGTTAGTTTGACTGGGTTATATAAAACTAAATATCTCTCCGAATTACCAGAAGTATTCCCAACGTCTTTGGATACTTTCCATTTATAACCAGATTGTAATGAATTCACAAATGCATTTATATCATCTTTTGAAACACTGCGAGAAGTCGAAAGTTCCTGAATAAAAATGATATCGTAACCTTTTAATATCCGCTTGAACTCACCTTGGATTAATGCAGATCGTTCTTCCGAATTTTCAGAGGAACAATTTTCTCCGAGCATTTTACAAGATCCAATATTTTGAATGTTCCATGATAGAACGCGAACTTCACCTGCGATAATGGAAAAGACAAATAGAAAATTTAACAGAAAAATTTTGTACATATTACCCTCTGTATAACTCTGCCGGAAAATAATTATATTCTCGAACAATTTTACTTTCTAACAAATTATATGAAACTCTCGTAAAGTATTTATCAATCAATTTTATATAAAATTCCTTAGTCCTTACGTTGGCATATTTATCTTTAAAACCAAGCTCATTCTCCATCCGAAGATAATCATTCTTAGTCGGTACACTAAAGTAACTGAACCTTGCAATAGATGCAAGTTTTTTAATGTTAGATTCTACATCATCCAAATACTGAAAAACTGAATTAGAGATAGCTAAATCTAATGGATATTTTACCAGATAATCTGTATTAAACTCTTCAAACTTTGAATGTGAAATTGCAATATTGTATTTTTCAATCCATTTTTTTTTCTTCAATGTTTCTACCATTAAATTAGACACATCTAATGCAATAATACGATCTGGATTTATTTTTTTTCCAATCTGCTCTAATAGTTTTGCTTTCCCAAAACCTATATCAATGATAGAGCGAACAGGAAATTCAGAAAGGGCAAAAATACTTTTTATATAATCTGCATGTTTTGCTGCGTTGAATGTCCCATCAATTAAACGGTCTGCATATATTTCTGACCAGTAATCTTTTTCAAAACTCATAAGCCAAATAAACTAGTAAAGGTTTTATTCATCCTAGAATAAGGTGTAACTACAGGAAATTTTGATAGTGTTTCATAGAGTTTTGCTTTTGTTTCAGATTCGGATTTACTTAACATAATGTAATCGATCAATTCCTTTCCGATTAAAACCGTGTCTTTATCTAATGGAAAAAAGAGTGGCTGAATTGACTTCATACTTTTTTCTAAGATTTGTTTATCCGATAAAACCATTCCTCTAACAATGAGAAAATCATCCTTTTTCATTTTGGAAACTTCAGAAGTTATTACAGTCTCACCTGCATAATAATACATATAATCGCTAATTAGAGGGTAACCATAAATAGCCTGACTAGATAAAATTCTTTTTCTTGTTTTAAGAGAAACCAATTCATTTTTTTGTTTTTCTAAATAATCAATATCATCGTTCTTTGCATTGTACATAAAATACCCTGATACAATAATAAGTAAAAATACT is part of the Leptospiraceae bacterium genome and encodes:
- a CDS encoding BatD family protein — translated: MKFFGNLVLFFFILIPVFADPPKVYLNKNTVLKGEPLELRIEVAGSDPEVSISKNVFSENGVTAEYLGVESNTTIVNMKVTQKKIIKFRILSSKPGNLVTPKIVFSVNQQPYTADAISFTVKPEKFVPRPRQMDSLFDQFFSGNFPGYQEKSYVNPDEDDIKISFYTSRSKVYVGETIIASFSLYYRNLEKPNFERHEQEPLEFPFFTSEILPNISVSFPPRASLNGQEYNIAPYNREVYAITPLKKGKYSLGAAKFSVEGNPLSYFSPLLKESMKKTVEVLDLPAPKPNDFSGEVGDYKMKLSIDTKNVTVGNPLFFSVQLYGEGTGVLFKDPLFNFCKDNSCKADITYIDESKIKKFAKLKNGEYGFESENTFKYSLYPKEKGKLNLGEISVVYFNPNSAKYETVSVQFPEMEIKEAPLFSPKSIPSLPSLNYKLWIFYFVVSGFILFVFYLLRLEILAYAKVLIAKIPLEVGKLPPEIIKLDKTIGNKKGALLKVFLQGKGLNRTKVEELVRLKSNSGNLKLSEIYQKSDSHQKEIILNLIKEIIKENKLI
- a CDS encoding tetratricopeptide repeat protein, which translates into the protein MKNIYIFFVLLNFTLFVSSGVIAFDIDPLGKNVKEGVERYKSQDFQGSLESFNLAENQSKEDDRLSYNKGTSYYKLNDYKLALKYFEKSALTSDKDLKLRSLYNKGNTYAKLGDKKNAIKSYMDALNTDPEFLPARKNLELLSQKENKDKQDQKQDQDKQNDSDKNEKEDKEQDKKNSSANNKKDKSGKEKQKEQDSQEKPTESNKQITKEEAERILESAKQNKINRKKMSQRQPERNEIFW
- a CDS encoding methyltransferase domain-containing protein yields the protein MSFEKDYWSEIYADRLIDGTFNAAKHADYIKSIFALSEFPVRSIIDIGFGKAKLLEQIGKKINPDRIIALDVSNLMVETLKKKKWIEKYNIAISHSKFEEFNTDYLVKYPLDLAISNSVFQYLDDVESNIKKLASIARFSYFSVPTKNDYLRMENELGFKDKYANVRTKEFYIKLIDKYFTRVSYNLLESKIVREYNYFPAELYRG